The Lactuca sativa cultivar Salinas chromosome 2, Lsat_Salinas_v11, whole genome shotgun sequence genome includes a window with the following:
- the LOC111911715 gene encoding UDP-glucuronic acid decarboxylase 1 — translation MNNMKQLHKQSNANQRRDEEMPTSQTPPYSPKSLKHPSSTHRYLPRSINYIIKEQRLLFTLIGILIGSAFVILKPSFTTISIADTGRGYQIPSMPRSTGISNQDTVSHYYRPVNKGVGRVPVAIGQKRRRVVVTGGSGFVGSHLVDKLIARGDDVIVIDNFFTGRKENVAHHFGNPRFELIRHDVVEPILLEVDQIYHLACPASPVHYKYNPVKTIKTNVMGTLNMLGLAKRIGARFLLTSTSEVYGDPLEHPQKETYWGHVNPIGVRSCYDEGKRTAETLTMDYHRGDDVEVRIARIFNTYGPRMCLDDGRVVSNFVAQAIRKQPMTVYGDGKQTRSFQYVSDLVDGLMALMEGEHIGPFNLGNPGEFTMLELAQVVKETIDPSATIEFKENTADDPQKRKPDISKAKNFLNWEPKITLREGLPRMAADFRNRILNEDEGKGVK, via the exons ATGAACAACATGAAGCAGTTACATAAACAATCAAATGCAAATCAAAGGAGAGATGAAGAAATGCCGACTAGTCAAACCCCACCTTACTCACCTAAATCCCTCAAACACCCTTCATCCACCCACCGATATCTCCCAAGATCCATCAATTACATCATCAAAGAACAGCGTCTCCTCTTCACCCTAATCGGAATCTTGATCGGTTCCGCCTTCGTCATCCTCAAACCATCGTTTACCACCATCAGCATAGCCGATACTGGCAGAGGATATCAAATCCCGTCAATGCCCAGATCCACTGGGATCTCCAACCAAGACACCGTTAGCCACTACTACCGTCCTGTTAATAAGGGAGTAGGACGGGTTCCGGTGGCTATTGGGCAGAAGAGGAGGCGGGTTGTGGTGACTGGCGGATCTGGTTTTGTGGGTAGTCATTTAGTTGATAAGTTGATTGCAAGAGGAGATGATGTGATTGTCATTGATAATTTCTTTACTGGTAGAAAAGAGAATGTTGCGCATCATTTTGGGAACCCTAGATTTGAGTTAATTAGGCATGATGTGGTTGAACCTATCTTACTGGAGGTGGATCAAATCTATCATTTAGCTTGTCCTGCTTCCCCAGTCCATTACAAGTACAATCCTGTCAAGACCATC AAGACCAATGTGATGGGCACTCTAAACATGCTGGGACTTGCCAAAAGAATTGGGGCAAGATTTTTGCTTACAAGCACCAGTGAAGTTTATGGAGACCCCCTTGAGCATCCTCAAAAGGAAACATATTGGGGGCATGTGAATCCAATAG GTGTTAGAAGCTGCTATGATGAAGGGAAAAGGACAGCTGAAACCTTGACGATGGATTATCATCGAGGTGATGATGTTGAG GTCAGGATTGCACGTATTTTTAACACATATGGTCCTAGAATGTGTCTCGATGATGGCCGTGTTGTTAGCAACTTTGTAGCACAG GCCATTCGCAAGCAACCAATGACAGTTTATGGCGATGGAAAACAAACACGTAGTTTTCAATACGTCTCTGACTTG GTTGATGGGCTCATGGCATTAATGGAAGGTGAACATATTGGGCCTTTTAACTTAGGGAATCCAGGAGAATTCACTATGTTAGAGCTTGCTCAG GTGGTGAAAGAAACTATCGATCCGAGTGCTACAATTGAATTTAAAGAGAACACTGCTGATGATCCTCAAAAAAGGAAACCAGATATCAGCAAGGCTAAAAATTTCCTAAATTGGGAACCAAAGATAACACTTCGGGAAGGTCTGCCACGAATGGCAGCTGATTTTAGAAACCGAATCTTGAATGAGGACGAGGGCAAAGGcgtaaaataa